AGGTCTCCGACGACTGGATCTCATCGAGCGTGGTGCGGGCCCGCTGGAGGATCGCGGCGTTCTTCTCCTCCCACGCCTTGAAGCGCTGCTCGGGCGTGAAGCCGCCGTTGCCCACCGACAGCACATCGGCGGTCAGGGCGGCCTGGGCCGCGTACAGGTCCTCGCGGATGGAGACCCGGGCCATGGACTGCCACCGGTCCGCGCGCGGCAGCTCGATGATCCGGTCCATCAGCTGGCTGATCCGCAGCCGGTCGGCCAGGTCGTAGTAGACCTCGGCGACCGCCAGCGGGTCCTTGCCGGTGCGGTCCGCGATGGCCACGATGTCCAGCGTCGGGAAGGCCGAGGAGAAGCCCGCCACCCGGGTGGCCAGGTCCTCCGGGACACGCGCCGCGATCAGGTCGTCGTAGATCCGCTGGTACCACTCGATGTCGGAGCCGCGCAGCAGCTTGGGCAGCTGCGCGCGGACCGCGCCGACCCGCTCGCCGAAGAAGTCGATCGTCTCGGCCAGCTCCAGCGGCTGCGGCCGGTTGTTCAGCAGCCAGCGGGTGCCCCGCTCGACCAGCCGGCGCGAGTGCAGCCGCATCCGGGTCTGGACGTCGGCGTCGACGACCGTGTCCAGCGCCTCGACCTCGTCCCACACCTGGTTCAGCTCGAAGATCGCGCGGGCCGCGGTCTGGGCGCGCACGACCTCCTCGGTGGAGGCCCCGGTCTCCTCCCGCATCCGGTGCAGGAAGGTCGACCCGGCGGTGTTGACGGTGTCGTTGACCAGCACCGTGGTGATGATCTCGCGCCGCAGGGCGTGGCCGTCGATGTACTCGGGGAACCGCTGGCGCAGCGCCTGCGGGAAGTACGCGTGCAGCAGCCGCTGGAGGTACGGGTCGTCGGGCAGCCCGGTGGTGATCAGCTCATCGGCCACCGTGATCTTGACGTAGGCCAGCAGCACCGCCAGCTCGGGCTGGGTCAGACCGCGCCCGGCGGAGAGCCGCTCGCGGATCTGGCGGTCGGTGGGCAGGAACTCCAGCGCCCGGTCCAGCCGCCCCTCGCGGCCCAGGCGGCGCATCAGCCGCTGGTGGGCGTGGAGCAGGCTGGAGGACTGGGCGGCGGAGTTGGCCAGCGCCACGTTCTGCGCGTAGTTGTTGCGCAGCACCAGCGCGCCGACCTCGTCGGTCATCTCGGCGAGCAGCTTGTTGCGCTGCTTGAGGGTGAGATCGCCCTCGGTGACCAGGGCGTTGAGCAGGATCTTGATGTTCACCTCGTGGTCGGAGGTGTCCACACCGGCGCTGTTGTCGATCGCGTCGGTGTTGATCCGGCCGCCGTTGGAGGCGAACTCGATCCGGCCGAGCTGGGTCAGCCCCAGGTTGCCACCCTCGCCGACGACCTTGACCCGCAGATCCTGGCCGTCCACCCGGATCGCGTCATTGGCCTTGTCGCCGACATCGCCGTGCGACTCGGTGGACGCCTTGACGTAGGTGCCGATGCCGCCGTTCCACAGCAGGTCCACCGGGGCCTTGAGGATCGTCTTCATCAGATCGGCCGGGGTCATCTTGACGACCCGCTTCTCGATCCCGAGCGCCGCCCGCACCTGCGGGGTGATCGGGATGGCCTTGGCCGAACGGGGGTGGATGCCGCCGCCCGCCGACAGCAGCTCGGCGTTGTAGTCCTCCCACGAGGAGCGCGGCAGCTCGAACAGGCGGCGGCGCTCGGCGTAGGAGGTGGCCGCGTCCGGGTTCGGGTCCAGGAAGATGTGCCGGTGGTCGAAGGCGGCGATCAGCCGGATGTGCTCGCTCAGCAGCATCCCGTTGCCGAACACGTCACCGGACATGTCACCGACGCCCACGACCGTGAAGTCCTGGGTCTGGGTGTCATGGCCCAGCTCGCGGAAGTGGCGCTTGACCGACTCCCAGGCGCCGCGGGCGGTGATGCCCATGCCCTTGTGGTCGTATCCGGCGGAGCCGCCGGAGGCGAAGGCGTCCCCGAGCCAGAAGCCGTACGCCTGTGCCACGTCGTTGGCGATGTCGGAGAAGGTCGCGGTGCCCTTGTCGGCGGCGACGACGAGGTAGGTGTCGTCCCCGTCGTGGCGGACCACGTCCTTCGGCGGCTCGACCTGCCCGGCGACCATGTTGTCGGTGATGTCGAGCAGACCGGAGATGAAGGTCTTGTAGCAGTCGATGCCCTCGGCCATCCAGGCGTCGCGGTCCACGGACGGGTCCGGCAGCCGCTTGCCGACGAAGCCGCCCTTGGCGCCCACCGGCACGATGACCGTGTTCTTCACCATCTGCGCCTTGACCAGGCCGAGGATCTCGGTGCGGAAGTCCTCACGCCGGTCGGACCAGCGCAAGCCCCCGCGCGCGACCTTGCCGAACCGCAGGTGCACACCCTCGACCCGCGGCGAGTAGACCCAGATCTCGTACGCCGGGCGGGGCGCGGGCAGATCCGGAACCGCCTGCGGGTCCAGCTTGATCGACAGGTAGTCGTGCGGCTTGTCGTGGGCGTTCTTCTGGAAGTGGTTCGTCCGGAGGGTGGCCTTGATCAGGGTGAGGAAGGAGCGCAGGATGCGGTCCTCGTCCAGCGAGGCCACCTGGTCCAGCGCCGCGTCCAGCTCCTCCAGCAGGGCGTCGGTGAGCTCCAGGCCCGCCCGCTGCCGCTCCGGCGACATGCGGGCCTCGAAGAGGGAGACCAGCAGCCGGGTGGTGTGCACATTGTTACGGAGGGTGTCCTCCATGTACGACTGGCTGAAGGTGGAACCGGCCTGCCGCAGGTACTTGGCGTAGGCCCGCAGCACCATCGCCTGCCGCCAGTCCAGACCCGCGCCCAGCACCAGCTGGTTGAAGTCGTCGCTCTCGGCCTGGCCGGTCCACACCGCCGCGAACGCGTTCTGGAAGCGCTCACGGGCGTCGTCGGCCAGCGCCTCGCCCTCGCGCAGCGGCAGCCGCAGCCCGAAGTCGTAGATCCAGGCGGTGGTCTTGTCCGAGCAGCGCAGCTCGTACGGGCGCTCGTCCACCACCTCGACACCGAGGGTGTTGAGCACCGGGAGCACCGCGGACAGCGAGATCTGGGCCCCGGCCCGGTAGATCTTGAAGCGGCGCTCGGCGTGGGCCGCGCCCACCGGCTCGTAGAGGCTGAGCGCGAAGTCCTTCTCACTGTCCTGTAGCCGCTCCAGGTGCTGGAGGTCGGCGACGGCGCCGCGCGGGGTGTGGTCCGCCTTGTAGCCCTCGGGGAAGGCGTGCTGGTAGCGGCGGAGCAGCTCGGCGGCGCGCTCCTCGCCGACCTCGGAGACCAGCGCGTCGGTGAAGCCGTCGGCCCAGGAGCGGGCGGCCTCGATCAGCCGGCTCTCGATCCGCTCCACATCGGCGTCGGTGAGGTCGGGCAGCTCGGTGCCGGGCTGGACGCGGACCACGAAGTGCAGCCGTGAGAGCACCGATTCGGTGTGCAGGGCGGTGAAGTCGACCGGCGGGCGGCCGCTCAGCTCCTCCAGCAGGATGTCGGTCAGCCGCAGCCGCACATCGGTGGTGAAACGATCGCGCGGAAGGTAGACCAGCGCGGAGTAGTAGCGCCCGTACTCGTCCTGGCGCAGGAACATCCGCAGCCGGCGGCGCTCCTGGAGGTAGAGCACGCTGGTGGCGATCGAGCGGAGCTGGTCGACCGGGGTCTGGAACAGCTCGTCGCGCGGGTAGGTCTCCAGGATCTGCATCAGGTCACGGCCGTCGTGGCTGTTGGCCGCGAAACCCGCGCCCGCGAGCACCTCGTCGACCTTGCGGCGGATCACCGGGACCCGGCGCACCGACTCGGTGTACGCGGCGGACGAGAACAGCCCCAGGAAGCGGCGCTCGCCGATCACATTGCCCTCGGCGTCGAACTTCTTCACGCCGATGTAGTCCAGGTACGAGGGGCGGTGGACGGTGGCGCGGCTGTTCGCCTTGGTGAGCACCAGCAGCTTGCGCTCGCGCGCCTTGGCGCGGGCGTCGGCCGGCAGCCGGTTGAAGGCCTGGGACACCGGGGTGCCGGGGCCCGCGTGGGCGCTCTCGTCGGTGTCCTTGTGCTGCGGGTCGGAGCGGAGGATGCCGAGGCCGGTGCCGGGCACCGCGGTCAGCGCGTCCTCCTCGCCACCGGCCTCGGTGGGCACCCGCGTCAGCTCGTACTCGCGGAAGCCGATGAAGGTGAAGTGGTCGTCCGAAAGCCAGCGCAGCAGCTCACGGGCCTCCTCCACCTCCTCCTCGCGGACCTCGGCGGCCTTCGGCTCGTCCGGCAGGCCCTCGGCGAGGCGCAGCGCGGAGTCGCGCATCTTCTCCCAGTCCTCGACGGCCTCGCGGACATCGGACAGGACGCGCAGCAGATCGGCGGTGATCTGCTTCAGATCGCCGCGGTCGGTCTCGCGGTCGGTCTCGACATGGATCCAGGACTCCACGACCGCGTCATGCGGCAGCTTCTTCCGCCTCTTCCGGGACGGGCCGTCCGGGGAGATGTCGAGCAGCTCGATCAGCTTGCCGGTGATGTCACGGCGCACGATCACCTGCGGGTGGATCACGACATGGATGCCGCGCCCCTGGCGGGTGAGCTCATTGGTGACCGAGTCGACCAGGAACGGCATGTCGTCGGTGACCACCTCGACCACGGAGTGGCTGCACGTCCAGCCGTGCTCCTCGACGGTCGGGGTGTGCACCCGGACGTTCGCCGTGCCCTGCGGACGCACCTCGGCGAGCCGGTAGTGGGAGAGCGCCGCCCCGAAGACATCGACCGGGTCGCGATCGGCGAGGTCCTCGGGAGGCGTGTGCAGGTAGTAGTGCTGGAGGTATGCGGTCAGGGTCTCCGGTCCTGGGCCCTGTACCGGTTGCCCCCCGGCAGGGCTGTTCTCAGCGACCCGGGCGGCCCGTTCGAGCAACTCGGCCTTGGCTTCGTCCAGCTTGGTCTGCATGTCCTCTGGCTCCTGTCGCGCGCCGTTGCGTGACATCGATGGCGGTGGCATGACGCCGCGACGCGAAAAATCCGGTCGTGAACGACGGTATGCCGGATCGGGAAAAGGCCGGGGTGTACTCGGCCGTAAGTGACCAAGACCCCACGCGCCACGGGTCAGCGGCGGCTCGGGCCCGGGCCTGGTGGGGCGCCGGGCGCGGAGCGAGGGCCTCGTTGCCCTCACGGACTATCGCGCTGATCACGCAGTAAGGCTATCGCTCCTCCCCAGGGGGCCGTCATGAGCCGTTCGTGTACAAAACCGGGCCCTGAAGTTTGACGAAATGGACAGCGACCGGGAGGGGCGCACGGGCCGATGATGCGCCGCTTATGCACCCTTGGCAAAGCGTGGGCGCGGATGCACCGTGATCTGGACGGTGGTAAGCACGGTGGTAGGCGTGGACCTGGAGGTGCGTGGCATGGCTGCGAAGATCCTGCTGGTGACCGGCGACGCGGCCGAATCGCTGGAGGTGCTCTATCCGTACCAGCGGCTGCGCGAGGAGGGGTACGAGGTCCATATCGCGGCCCCGAGCCGCAAGACGCTGCGCCTGGTGGTCCATGACTTCGAGGAGGGCTTCGACACCTACACCGAGAAGCCGGGCTATACGATCCCCGCCGACCTGGCCTTTTCCGAGGTGGACCCCGGGCAGTACGCCGCCCTGGTGATCCCGGGCGGCCGGGCCCCGGAGTATCTGCGGAACGACCCCGAGCTGCGCAAGATCTGCAAGGCGTTCTTCGACGCGGACAAGCCGGTGGCACAGATCTGCCACGGCCCGCTGCTGACGGCGGCCGTGGGCGGCCTGAGCGGACGGCGGGTCACCGCGTATCCGGCGCTGGAGCCGGACATGCAGGCGGCGGGGGCGGACTACCAGGACGCGGAGGTCGTGGTCGACGGCACGCTGATCTCATCGCGGGCGTGGCCGGACCATCCGGCGTGGATGCGGGAGTTCCTGGCGGTGCTGCGGTCGAAGGCGCCGGTGGTGTGAGGGGGCGGTGGCGTGAGGGCGGCGGTGGCGTGAAGGGGGCGGTGGCGTGAAGGGGGCGGTGCGGCCCTGGGGGCGCTCGCCTCACCCGGCTCACTCACCTCGCCCGGCTCACTCGCCTCACCTGGCTCACTCGCCTCACCCGGCTCACTCGTCGGCCATGCGCTCGGCCTCCCGTACGGCCTCCTCGAGCGTGTCCACGACCGGCACCCCGGCCGCCTCCAGGCTGGCCCGGCTGTGCGAACCGCCCGTGTAGAGCACGGCGCGCGCCCCCACGTGCCGCGCCGCCACCGCGTCGTCCAGGGCGTCCCCGATCACCACCATCCGCTGCGGCGGCATCCCTTCGAGCGCGGCGATATGGCGCATCATCTGCTCGGCCTTGCCGGTGTTGCTCTGGCCTGTGCGGCCGTCCACCCGGACGAAATGGCGCTCGATGCCATGTGTCCGCACCAGGGGGAGCAGATACTCATGCGGGGCCAGTGAGCACAACGACTGGGTGAGACCCGCCTCCTGCCACTCGGTGAGCAGCTGCCGGGCGCCGATCGCCAGCGCGGCGGTCTCGGCCAGCGCCCAGTAGTGCCGGTGGAACGCCTGGTCCATGACCGCCCACTCCTCATCGGAGGGCAGCCGCCCCATCAGCCGCTCGTAGAAGCGGGGCACCGGGACGCAGTACAGGTCGCGATAGCGCTCGATGGTGATCGGCGGCAGCCCGATCTCCTGGAACGAGGCGTTCGTCGCCGAGATCACGGCGTCGATGTCGTGGAGCAGCGTGCCGTTCCAGTCCCAGACGAGGTGCGTCACGTGGTTCTTCCCCATTCCACGACCGTACCCGGAGGGTCGGACAGCGGGCATCAATCGATCAGATTGGGGATCTCCTGGGTGGCGTACCAGAGCAGTTCGTGGTCCTCGGCACCGTCCACGGTGAACTGCGCGTCGTCGTCACCGAGGTCGGCCGCGCCGAGCGCGTCGGCGGCCGCGGCGATGTCCCGCTCGGCATCTTCGGCGTCCAGGTGGACGGCGGCCGCCTTCGCGAGCGGTATGGCCGCCTTGATCCGCACCTCGCCCAGCGCGGACTGGTCCAGCCCCCGGTCCGGATCGGCGACCGCCTGTCCGTCGGGCACGTCCACGGCCACCACGACCCGGCGGCGGGGCGCCCGGGGGTCGACGGCGAGCAGCCGCAGCGACGCCTGCGCGGCCCGGCTCAGCGCCGCGTACTCCAGCTCCTCGATGTCGTCGGACAGATACCACTCGCGAAGCGCCGGGGTGACCGCGTAGGCGGTGAGCGGCATCGGCCCCAGTTGGCCCTCCTTGTACGCCTCGGCGAGACCGGAGAGGGTCAGGGGGACGTAGACGCGCATGGCTGCCGCTTTCATCAGAGACCAATAGGCACCCAGCATACGATCGCCCGTCCCCTGGCCCGAGCCTTCCGCGAAGGGCCGCGCTGGTCCCCTTTCGGGGGACAGGGGCCGAAGGGGCCGTACGAAGACGAGACCGAGCCGCGCTCGAGCCGATGACCGGGGCCGACGATCCGCCGCATGCCCCGAATAGGTGAACCGCGGTGCGGGCGCGAAGGGGGCTCGGCGCTGATTGCGGAGGCCGAAAACCCGCCGGTAGAAGACTCTCCGACGAAAGCTACCGCCCGGTATTCCACCGGGCCGCGGAGAACGGGGCGAGCGGCATGAGTGAGGGCGTCCACGCGACGGATCGGACCACGAACCGGGCCACGAACCGGACCACGCACCGGGCAAGGACGGCCGGGGAGGCCGTACAACGGCGCGGCGGCAGCGGGCCAGGGCGAAGCGGCCCACCCAGCCGCAAGGACCCCCGCCGCCCCCGCACCACCCCCACAACAGCAGCACCTCACACAACGGCCACACCGCCCCCGACCGCACCACCCGCGACCGCACCGCCCCAGACGGCCCGCACGACGACCGCACGGCGCAGCGGAACAGCACACACAACAGCCGCACCGTCCACGACGACGGCACCACGCGGCGCCGCACCGCCCGCCCCGGCCGCGCACCGCGCGTCCACCGTGTCCCGTGCCGCGGCCGTGTCGCGGTCCGCGGCGGCCGCTGCGGCGTGGCGGGAGCGGGATCGGCTGCCGCGCTACTGGTTCGCCAACCGGCTGGTGCTCACCCTCAGCGGTCAGCGCCCCGTCCACACGCTCCTCGGGCACGCCCTCCCGGCCGCCTACGACCAGCTGATCGAGCTCGCCCCGCGCGCGCCGCTGCGTCCCGCCGGAGAGCGGGCCACAGCACCCCTGGTGCGGCGCTGTGGCGAGTACCAGCCCAGGCATGGGGTGATCGAGGCGTTCGCCCGGATCGCCTCCGGAGACCGGCTCACAGCGCTCGCGTTCCGGCTCGAGCTCGGCGCCGACGCCCGCTGGCGCTGCGCCGCGATCGACCTCGGGCCGCTCGCGTAGGCGGTGTCCGACGGATCTCGACGCCTGCGGCGGGTCGCTCCCCGACCGGGGCTGCGACGCCCAGGGGCACCTGTGGGGTGTGGTGACCGGCGGGTCTTTCCCCCTCCCCGCCCCTTCCCGCTGCCAGGGGCTCCGCCCCTGGACCCCCGGGGCCTGGGGCGGAGCCCCCCTTCCCTGCCCCTGTCACGCGGTGGAGCCGCATACCGCTGCTGCGGGAAGGGGCGGGGAGTCAATTCAGCCCCTCCGGCGTTTGAGGAGCGGGGTCCAGGGGCGGAGCCCCTGGTTACGGGAAGGGGCGGGGAGGGGAAAGCACCGATACGCGGCTCCACCGCATGGTCCGCCGGACCCCCTATAGGCCCCCATAGGCCCCCATAGGGCCCGGGACTCCGGGGGCCGACACCATGAACCGGCCCGATCCACCAAACCCGCCCACACGGCGGCGCGGCACAACGCGACGGGCCGGGGCGCCACGCTCCCGCGCGGCGCCCCGGCCCGTTCACCCCAGCCCGGTCACTACTTCTTGCGGCGGC
This genomic interval from Streptomyces asiaticus contains the following:
- a CDS encoding NAD-glutamate dehydrogenase, with the translated sequence MQTKLDEAKAELLERAARVAENSPAGGQPVQGPGPETLTAYLQHYYLHTPPEDLADRDPVDVFGAALSHYRLAEVRPQGTANVRVHTPTVEEHGWTCSHSVVEVVTDDMPFLVDSVTNELTRQGRGIHVVIHPQVIVRRDITGKLIELLDISPDGPSRKRRKKLPHDAVVESWIHVETDRETDRGDLKQITADLLRVLSDVREAVEDWEKMRDSALRLAEGLPDEPKAAEVREEEVEEARELLRWLSDDHFTFIGFREYELTRVPTEAGGEEDALTAVPGTGLGILRSDPQHKDTDESAHAGPGTPVSQAFNRLPADARAKARERKLLVLTKANSRATVHRPSYLDYIGVKKFDAEGNVIGERRFLGLFSSAAYTESVRRVPVIRRKVDEVLAGAGFAANSHDGRDLMQILETYPRDELFQTPVDQLRSIATSVLYLQERRRLRMFLRQDEYGRYYSALVYLPRDRFTTDVRLRLTDILLEELSGRPPVDFTALHTESVLSRLHFVVRVQPGTELPDLTDADVERIESRLIEAARSWADGFTDALVSEVGEERAAELLRRYQHAFPEGYKADHTPRGAVADLQHLERLQDSEKDFALSLYEPVGAAHAERRFKIYRAGAQISLSAVLPVLNTLGVEVVDERPYELRCSDKTTAWIYDFGLRLPLREGEALADDARERFQNAFAAVWTGQAESDDFNQLVLGAGLDWRQAMVLRAYAKYLRQAGSTFSQSYMEDTLRNNVHTTRLLVSLFEARMSPERQRAGLELTDALLEELDAALDQVASLDEDRILRSFLTLIKATLRTNHFQKNAHDKPHDYLSIKLDPQAVPDLPAPRPAYEIWVYSPRVEGVHLRFGKVARGGLRWSDRREDFRTEILGLVKAQMVKNTVIVPVGAKGGFVGKRLPDPSVDRDAWMAEGIDCYKTFISGLLDITDNMVAGQVEPPKDVVRHDGDDTYLVVAADKGTATFSDIANDVAQAYGFWLGDAFASGGSAGYDHKGMGITARGAWESVKRHFRELGHDTQTQDFTVVGVGDMSGDVFGNGMLLSEHIRLIAAFDHRHIFLDPNPDAATSYAERRRLFELPRSSWEDYNAELLSAGGGIHPRSAKAIPITPQVRAALGIEKRVVKMTPADLMKTILKAPVDLLWNGGIGTYVKASTESHGDVGDKANDAIRVDGQDLRVKVVGEGGNLGLTQLGRIEFASNGGRINTDAIDNSAGVDTSDHEVNIKILLNALVTEGDLTLKQRNKLLAEMTDEVGALVLRNNYAQNVALANSAAQSSSLLHAHQRLMRRLGREGRLDRALEFLPTDRQIRERLSAGRGLTQPELAVLLAYVKITVADELITTGLPDDPYLQRLLHAYFPQALRQRFPEYIDGHALRREIITTVLVNDTVNTAGSTFLHRMREETGASTEEVVRAQTAARAIFELNQVWDEVEALDTVVDADVQTRMRLHSRRLVERGTRWLLNNRPQPLELAETIDFFGERVGAVRAQLPKLLRGSDIEWYQRIYDDLIAARVPEDLATRVAGFSSAFPTLDIVAIADRTGKDPLAVAEVYYDLADRLRISQLMDRIIELPRADRWQSMARVSIREDLYAAQAALTADVLSVGNGGFTPEQRFKAWEEKNAAILQRARTTLDEIQSSETFDLANLSVAMRTMRTLLRTHS
- a CDS encoding DJ-1/PfpI family protein — its product is MAAKILLVTGDAAESLEVLYPYQRLREEGYEVHIAAPSRKTLRLVVHDFEEGFDTYTEKPGYTIPADLAFSEVDPGQYAALVIPGGRAPEYLRNDPELRKICKAFFDADKPVAQICHGPLLTAAVGGLSGRRVTAYPALEPDMQAAGADYQDAEVVVDGTLISSRAWPDHPAWMREFLAVLRSKAPVV
- a CDS encoding HAD family hydrolase; this encodes MGKNHVTHLVWDWNGTLLHDIDAVISATNASFQEIGLPPITIERYRDLYCVPVPRFYERLMGRLPSDEEWAVMDQAFHRHYWALAETAALAIGARQLLTEWQEAGLTQSLCSLAPHEYLLPLVRTHGIERHFVRVDGRTGQSNTGKAEQMMRHIAALEGMPPQRMVVIGDALDDAVAARHVGARAVLYTGGSHSRASLEAAGVPVVDTLEEAVREAERMADE
- a CDS encoding DUF6912 family protein encodes the protein MRVYVPLTLSGLAEAYKEGQLGPMPLTAYAVTPALREWYLSDDIEELEYAALSRAAQASLRLLAVDPRAPRRRVVVAVDVPDGQAVADPDRGLDQSALGEVRIKAAIPLAKAAAVHLDAEDAERDIAAAADALGAADLGDDDAQFTVDGAEDHELLWYATQEIPNLID
- a CDS encoding Rv3235 family protein codes for the protein MSRAAAVSRSAAAAAAWRERDRLPRYWFANRLVLTLSGQRPVHTLLGHALPAAYDQLIELAPRAPLRPAGERATAPLVRRCGEYQPRHGVIEAFARIASGDRLTALAFRLELGADARWRCAAIDLGPLA